The Astyanax mexicanus isolate ESR-SI-001 chromosome 7, AstMex3_surface, whole genome shotgun sequence genome has a window encoding:
- the kat6b gene encoding histone acetyltransferase KAT6B isoform X2: MVKLANPLYTEWILEAIQKIKRQKQRPSEERICHAVSTSHGLDKGVVLQQLELAVKDGSILKVTSKGCASYKDPDNPGRIAAIKPGGPAASAVGSVLPAGDLRHVDWNKVLRRAIEGLGVPAGSSLRNIERFLRSQDDLVSVVANPRFQQRLRLAAKRAVNNGRLLKEGPLYRIKHAGAGGKAGFRSSVALALDLPPVTLLPHEKDQPRVDPIPICSFCLGTKESNRDKRPEELLSCADCGSSGHPSCLKFSADLTANVKALRWQCIECKTCSSCQIQGKNADEMLFCDSCDRGFHMECCDPPLSRMPKGMWICQVCRPKEQEEKRLLHKTAAQIKRRYAKPGRPRKILSNPTMSDSGDAGPLQLSEREEEHGRGLKSTICTPPSSSTIAPTTDARSRLSLTDPLTSTPASLTALTTLPHYNKKTKGLIDGLSKFFTPSPLGRRTRGDSSDSPEQHRPRKRGYRKRLCDPHSSATAPGTGPRLTAPSSALTTPCPGQSPSPPSAQSPQSSSSQSSGPSLSSLPGSSQLKGLFDGLSHIYATQGQSRQKGLPNYAPPKRGRCARDASSSPKTPFQLHGNKPIKGFSSKLASMSCSASGWAPKRGRPFKTALHFKRTTFLKKHRLLGKFRFKASPQRGNPTPGRDSLADGRIKPDQNHVLNTLRCLKREAQEGGLTSPSDHVSEEDVKVYRQAQELTARRADPNGDEGQYPLLIEFGNYEIKTWYSSPYPPEYTRLQKLYLCEFCLKYMKSPNILQRHAQKCGWFHPPANEIYRKDSLSVFEVDGNISKIFCQNLCLLAKLFLDHKTLYYDVEPFLFYVLTQNDAKGCHLVGYFSKEKLCQQKYNVSCIMIMPQYQRQGFGRFLIDFSYLLSRREGQAGSPEKPLSDLGRLSYLAYWKSVILEYLHNHPDKSVSIKGMSKATGMCPHDIATTLQQLNMIDEQDGRFVIVRKHQMIQRHMEQLREKPRLYEVDPECLVWTPVRFGPVCRNPLGLQQRRRTETADIADPAVSAGDRGAGMFSRRIPPLTKCKNYSRRLPEALFSSTVEKQLEASQDSSSSDDDEEEEEEDDDDDTASVQSQSVPGLKRKRAGPLRKKRGRRRVRINSSVTTETISERTEVLDEPFENSDVDSPVPQLESSIRREDSDEDEEKNLRAVVRRPGRPRKRERPDDNHSNPSKEEEKEEGVADAAKKDNPRPVKRKKGWPKGVKRGPPKWRLKKERKMGFKLNLYTPPETPMVSVEQEPEEEEQEREPEHEHEPEEEEEQQQQVSSPMSVREDCKPCKDPEPMEAELNTSEQVSETMSPEAQEEPSEEPEDDEPLEKPDSVCPSPCGPEIQEAPASPVNYDEQSTENIDEERAQELEEEEEERECTTSRGPEEPDEEEDEDEEQEPAHVEDHDADDEDDGHVESSEPRKEDPAAEVPEEEKEPVDDPEPAPNPCNDEKEPDPPEECSEEVAQESSLVGTDVQDNAGDSDHHPDSGSEEEEEESSQNVNQKDEDAGPLTPAIKEDHSICPEIDMETAQAVQSLTQEAEQERHFQDCAETQEACRSLQRYVHVDQSPQMTPVDDCQQSDHSSPLSSVHSHPSQSVRSVNSPAVSILESSYTQISPEQGAISVHSLHNMETSPMMDVPSVSDHSQQVVDSGFSDLGSIESTTENYENPSSYDSTLGGSICGTGASAGASSQSSCSYGNLSSGGSHGQSSCAVSQQMAGPVVNNTGACSMLQQNSMNSPQGCSVKSPQGCVPERQPSHGHAHGHAHAHAHGHAHAHGHGHHHNPNPHHHHHPHQHHQHQHQHHQQPLSHCSMSASFPPPMQLPDIPESNNPSTNLGLYDRMNQSEYGGGHYGQPSATFSLAKLQQLTNTLIDHPLPFSHSGSHPITSYGNNNGSLSSQLGPHNPALVSLSQPPHSVTGGGPQTQATMTPPPNMTPPPMMLQRNMGTPNMNLPPSQRLQTQMAPKNHHHHPVSIRSKSAPLPPHHQQQMYGRGPQTVTMQAPSRTLAMTPRMNMGVNLMPASAYNVNSMNVNVNMAPLNAMNTYRVTQPMMNGGYHGNPPYMNQSTQYSMQMGMMGTQPYPQQPMQAPPHGNMMYSPAGHHGYVNTGMSKQPLNGPYMRR; encoded by the exons CCTCGCGTTGACCCTATACCTATATGCAGCTTCTGTTTGGGAACGAAGGAGTCCAATCGAGACAAGAGGCCAGAAGAACTGCTCTCCTGTGCAGACTGTGGAAGCAGTG GCCATCCGTCATGTCTGAAGTTCTCAGCTGATTTGACTGCAAATGTCAAGGCACTGCGGTGGCAATGCATCGAATGCAAAACGTGCAGTTCCTGTCAGATTCAGGGGAAAAATGCT GACGAGATGCTGTTCTGTGACTCCTGTGATAGGGGGTTTCATATGGAGTGCTGTGACCCACCTCTCTCCAGAATGCCAAAAG GGATGTGGATCTGCCAAGTATGCAGGCCAAAGGAGCAGGAGGAAAAACGACTGCTGCACAAAACGGCAGCGCAGATCAAAAGGCGATATGCAAAGCCAGGAAGGCCGAGGAAAATTCTCTCAAATCCAACAAT GTCTGACAGTGGTGATGCAGGACCCCTTCAGCTgtcagagagagaggaggaacatGGTAGGGGTCTAAAGAGCACTATCTGCACCCCACCCTCATCCAGCACCATTGCACCCACCACAGACGCCCGGAGCCGCTTGAGCCTCACCGATCCCCTCACATCCACCCCAGCCTCTCTCACTGCCCTCACCACGCTGCCCCACTACAACAAGAAAACCAAAGGTCTCATTGACGGCCTCTCCAAATTTTTCACCCCATCCCCTTTGGGCCGACGCACGCGTGGTGATTCGTCAGACTCTCCTGAGCAGCATAGGCCTCGGAAACGAGGCTATCGGAAACGACTGTGCGATCCTCACTCCAGCGCCACGGCACCAGGTACCGGCCCGAGGTTAACCGCCCCGTCTAGCGCGCTCACTACGCCCTGCCCCGGTCAGTCCCCCTCGCCCCCGTCCGCCCAGTCCCCGCAGAGCTCCTCGTCCCAGTCTAGCGGCCCCTCCCTCAGCAGCCTCCCAGGCAGCAGCCAGCTGAAGGGGCTCTTTGACGGACTGTCTCACATCTATGCCACTCAGGGACAGTCCCGGCAGAAGGGACTCCCCAACTACGCGCCGCCTAAGCGAGGGCGGTGCGCCCGGGACGCTTCCTCTTCGCCCAAAACGCCTTTTCAGCTCCACGGAAACAAGCCCATCAAAGGGTTCAGTAGCAAGCTAGCATCCATGTCCTGCTCAGCCTCGGGCTGGGCACCCAAGAGAGGCCGGCCCTTTAAGACAGCGCTTCATTTCAAACGAACTACCTTTTTGAAAAAGCACAGGCTGCTAGGCAAGTTTAGGTTTAAGGCCTCCCCTCAGAGGGGGAACCCCACGCCAGGGAGGGACAGCTTGGCAGACGGAAGAATTAAGCCTGACCAAAACCATG tCTTAAACACCTTGAGATGCCTGAAAAGAGAGGCTCAGGAAGGAGGACTGACTTCACCCAGTGACCACGTGTCTGAAGAGGATGTTAAGGTCTACAGACAGGCCCAGGAACTCACTGCAAGG AGGGCTGATCCTAACGGTGATGAAGGACAATACCCTTTATTGATAGAGTTTGGAAACTATGAAATAAAGACCTGGTACTCATCACCTTATCCACCAGAATACACAAG ATTGCAGAAACTCTATCTGTGTGAGTTCTGCCTGAAGTACATGAAAAGCCCAAACATCCTGCAGAGGCACGCACAGAAGTGTGGCTGGTTTCATCCGCCAGCTAATGAGATCTACAGAAAAGATAGCCTTTCTGTGTTTGAG gTTGATGGAAATATCAGCAAAATCTTCTGCCAAAACCTGTGTTTGCTTGCGAAGCTTTTTTTGGACCACAAGACCCTGTACTACGATGTGGAGCCTTTCCTTTTCTACGTTCTAACCCAGAATGATGCAAAAGGTTGCCATCTTGTAGGATACTTCTCAAAG gaaaaGCTTTGCCAGCAGAAGTACAATGTCTCCTGCATAATGATCATGCCCCAGTACCAAAGGCAAGGATTTGGGAGGTTCCTCATTGATTTCA GTTACTTACTCTCCAGGCGGGAGGGCCAGGCCGGCTCCCCGGAGAAGCCTCTATCAGATCTGGGTCGTCTGTCCTACTTGGCGTATTGGAAAAGTGTCATACTGGAGTACCTGCACAACCACCCAGATAAGAGTGTCAGCATCAAGGGAATGAGCAAAGCCACGGGCATGTGTCCACATGACATTGCCACCACACTCCAGCAGCTCAACATGATTGATGAGCAGGATGGCAG ATTTGTGATCGTCCGAAAGCATCAGATGATCCAGAGACACATGGAACAGCTGAGGGAGAAGCCACGTCTGTACGAGGTCGATCCTGAGTGTCTCGTCTGGACGCCGGTTAGGTTCGGACCAGTCTGTAGAAACCCATTGGGGCTgcagcagaggagaaggacagaG ACAGCGGATATTGCGGATCCGGCTGTCTCAGCAGGTGACAGGGGAGCAGGAATGTTCAGCAGAAGAATACCTCCTCTAACGAAGTGTAAGAACTACAGCAGAAGACTACCTGAGGCACTTTTCTCAAGCACTGTTGAGAAACAGTTGGAGGCCAGTCAGGATAGCAGCAGCAgcgatgatgatgaggaggaggaggaggaagatgatgatgatgacactgCTTCAGTCCAGTCGCAGTCTGTGCCGGGACTCAAGCGAAAG AGAGCGGGTCCTCTAAGGAAGAAAAGAGGTCGGAGGAGAGTGCGAATCAACAGCAGCGTCACCACCGAAACCATCTCTGAGAGGACAGAGGTGCTGGATGAGCCGTTTGAGAACTCTGATGTGGATAGCCCGGTTCCACAGCTAGAGAGTTCAATCAGACGGGAGGACAGTGATGAGGATGAGGAGAAGAACCTAAGAGCAGTGGTACGCAGGCCAGGCAGAccacgaaagagagaaagaccagATGACAATCACTCAAATCCATccaaagaagaagagaaagaagaag GTGTTGCAGATGCAGCGAAAAAGGACAATCCTCGCCCTGTGAAGCGAAAGAAAGGCTGGCCCAAAGGAGTTAAGCGAGGCCCTCCCAAATGGAGactaaagaaagagaggaagatggGCTTTAAGCTCAATCTCTACACACCCCCGGAGACGCCCATGGTCAGTGTGGAGCAGGAGCCGGAAGAAGAGGAGCAGGAACGTGAACCTGAGCATGAGCATGagccagaggaggaggaggagcagcagcagcaggtgtcCAGTCCCATGTCTGTGCGAGAAGACTGCAAGCCCTGCAAAGATCCAGAGCCTATGGAGGCAGAGTTGAACACTTCTGAACAGGTCTCCGAGACCATGAGTCCAGAGGCACAGGAGGAACCCAGTGAAGAACCTGAAGATGATGAACCGTTGGAAAAACCTGACTCTGTCTGCCCTTCTCCTTGTGGTCCTGAGATCCAAGAGGCTCCGGCCAGTCCTGTGAATTACGATGAACAGTCCACTGAGAATATAGATGAGGAAAGAGCTCAGGAActagaggaggaagaggaggagcgtGAATGCACAACATCTCGGGGCCCAGAGGAGCCCgatgaagaggaagatgaggaCGAAGAACAAGAACCAGCTCATGTGGAAGATCATGAtgctgatgatgaggatgatggtcATGTGGAGTCCAGTGAGCCAAGAAAAGAGGATCCTGCAGCAGAAGTACCTGAGGAAGAAAAGGAGCCAGTGGATGATCCTGAACCGGCTCCAAACCCTTGTAATGATGAGAAGGAACCAGACCCTCCTGAAGAGTGTTCAGAGGAGGTGGCCCAAGAGAGCAGCCTCGTCGGCACGGATGTGCAGGATAATGCCGGGGACTCTGACCATCATCCTGACTCTGgatcagaggaggaggaggaggagagcagtCAGAATGTTAACCAAAAAGATGAAGATGCTGGACCTTTGACTCCTGCGATAAAAGAGGACCACAGCATTTGTCCCGAGATTGATATGGAAACTGCCCAGGCTGTTCAGTCCCTCACGCAAGAGGCTGAGCAGGAGAGGCACTTCCAGGACTGTGCGGAAACCCAGGAGGCCTGCCGAAGCCTGCAGAGATACGTCCATGTGGACCAGAGCCCTCAAATGACTCCCGTAGATGATTGCCAGCAGTCAGACCACAGCAGCCCGCTCTCCTCGGTTCACTCCCACCCCAGCCAGTCGGTGCGTTCGGTCAACAGCCCAGCTGTGTCGATTCTCGAGAGCAGCTACACTCAGATCAGCCCAGAGCAGGGTGCCATCTCCGTGCACTCTCTGCACAACATGGAGACCAGCCCGATGATGGACGTCCCCTCTGTGTCGGACCACTCTCAGCAAGTGGTGGACAGCGGCTTCAGTGACCTCGGCAGCATCGAAAGCACGACTGAGAACTACGAGAATCCCAGCAGCTACGACTCCACGCTGGGCGGCAGCATTTGTGGCACGGGAGCTAGCGCTGGCGCCTCCTCCCAGAGCAGCTGTTCCTATGGCAACCTCTCCTCCGGTGGCAGCCATGGACAGAGCAGCTGTGCCGTGTCCCAGCAGATGGCCGGCCCTGTGGTGAACAATACTGGCGCCTGCAGTATGCTCCAGCAGAACAGCATGAACTCCCCACAGGGTTGCAGTGTCAAATCCCCACAAGGCTGTGTACCAGAGAGGCAGCCCAGCCATGGCCATGCGCACGGACAtgcacacgcacatgcacacggGCACGCGCATGCACACGGGCACGGACACCACCACAACCCCAAcccccaccaccatcatcacccgCACCAACACCATCAGCATCAACATCAGCACCACCAGCAGCCCCTGTCCCACTGCTCAATGTCTGCAAGCTTCCCTCCTCCCATGCAGCTCCCCGACATCCCTGAATCCAACAACCCCTCCACCAACCTGGGGCTTTACGACAGGATGAACCAAAGCGAGTATGGGGGTGGGCACTACGGACAGCCCTCGGCTACGTTCAGCTTGGCTAAGCTACAGCAGCTTACCAACACGCTCATAGACCACCCCCTACCCTTCAGCCACTCTGGATCCCATCCAATCACGTCTTATGGCAACAACAACGGCTCGCTGTCCTCGCAGCTCGGCCCTCACAACCCCGCGCTGGTGTCTCTGTCCCAGCCTCCACATTCAGTCACAGGTGGGGGCCCACAGACACAGGCCACAATGACTCCACCACCCAACATGACCCCTCCCCCCATGATGCTTCAGCGCAACATGGGCACACCCAACATGAACTTGCCCCCGTCCCAGAGATTGCAAACTCAAATGGCCCCTAagaaccatcaccaccacccagtCTCTATACGCTCCAAATCGGCCCCGCTGCCCCCGCACCACCAGCAGCAGATGTACGGCAGAGGCCCCCAGACTGTGACCATGCAGGCTCCTAGCAGGACACTGGCCATGACACCCCGCATGAACATGGGGGTAAACCTCATGCCGGCTTCGGCGTATAACGTTAACTCCATGAACGTGAACGTGAACATGGCTCCGCTTAATGCAATGAATACGTACCGGGTGACCCAGCCCATGATGAACGGGGGCTACCACGGCAACCCTCCCTATATGAATCAGTCTACGCAGTACTCTATGCAGATGGGCATGATGGGTACCCAGCCTTACCCACAGCAGCCCATGCAGGCCCCTCCCCACGGCAATATGATGTACAGTCCAGCGGGCCACCACGGATATGTGAACACTGGCATGTCCAAACAACCCTTAAACGGACCTTATATGAGACGATAA